The Diorhabda sublineata isolate icDioSubl1.1 chromosome 6, icDioSubl1.1, whole genome shotgun sequence genome includes a window with the following:
- the LOC130445323 gene encoding interferon-related developmental regulator 2 has translation MPKGKRKGRSDRRRYDGSFNSSDDESFMDNASIISNSSEIRSGEDGDDPEMLQEQLEEKLCENIDGLSQKSSQGRINCFETLTKAFIKKCMPVFIRDRYFTICDSIERSLKKGAAAEKIAAVELAAVICVQLGGEEATEEICRLLKPLLLTLICDNTVSPLVRSKCCVALGNITFLSGGEIGDVILLMQQFETIFSASYLKGDGSVPTISPDIGVLHASAIQAWNLLFTLLSPGNIGTMINNSKALPSLEKLSELLESPHLDVRLAAGEALSLIFELGREECDDFEENFALDVTENLKQLATDSHKYRAKKDRKQQRATFRDILQFIENDVVPELQIKFGKETLMLDSWVRRKQYEMLCNILGPSINVHLTDNDLLREIFEIIVPPPVATTPNQDQMNRYRKRLLNAANYKARTVSRARNRDKRSDF, from the exons ATCGCAGGCGATATGACGGTTCCTTTAACTCATCAGATGATGAATCATTTATGGATAACGCAAGCATTATCAGTAACAGTTCAGAAATTAGAAGTGGTGAAGACGGTGATGATCCTGAGATGCTTCAAGAACAACTTGAAGagaaattatgtgaaaatattgatgGTCTTAGCCAAAAATCGTCCCAAGGCAGAATAAATTGCTTCGAAACATTAACTAAggcttttataaaaaaatgcatgCCTGTTTTTATCAGAGATCG GTACTTTACGATTTGTGATAGTATAGAGCGTAGTTTGAAAAAAGGTGCCGCCGCTGAAAAAATAGCAGCAGTAGAATTGGCTGCAGTTATTTGTGTACAACTTGGCGGTGAAGAGGCTACCGAAGAAATATGCCGGTTATTAAAACCTCTGCTACTTACTTTAATTTGTGATAATACCGTTTCTCCATTGGTTAGATCAAAA tgTTGTGTAGCTCTGGGAAATATAACGTTCCTCTCTGGAGGTGAAATTGGAGATGTTATTCTATTAATGCAACagtttgaaacaatattttccgCCAGTTACTTAAAAGGAGATGGTAGTGTTCCGACAATTAGTCCTGATATTGGTGTTCTGCATGCTTCTGCTATCCAAGCTTGGAATTTATTGTTCACTTTACTATCACCGGGAAATATTGGAACTATGATCAACAATTCTAAAGCTTTACC atcgTTAGAAAAATTATCAGAACTTTTGGAATCCCCTCATCTGGATGTCAGACTAGCAGCTGGCGAAGCGCTGTCATTAATATTCGAATTAGGAAGAGAAGAATGTgatgattttgaagaaaattttgctTTAGATGTAACAGAAAATTTGAAACAGCTAGCTACAGATTCTCATAAATATAGAGCCAAAAAAGATAGAAAACAACAGAGGGCCACATTTAGAGATATACTACAATTTATAGag aACGACGTAGTACCagaattacaaattaaattcGGAAAAGAAACGTTGATGCTCGATAGCTGGGTAAGGAGGAAACAATATGAAATGTTATGTAATATTTTAGGTCCGAGTATTAATGTTCATTTAACGGATAATGATTTACTtcgtgaaatatttgaaatcataGTACCACCTCCAGTGGCCACAACACCAAACCAAGATCAAATGAACCGGTATAGAAAA cgTTTATTGAATGCAGCCAACTACAAAGCAAGAACTGTGTCCAGAGCAAGAAATAGAGACAAAAGATCAGATTTCTAG
- the LOC130445322 gene encoding sorting nexin-30-like, whose protein sequence is MASRTSAVLDVIVENKEITSVIKDRETDPLSICSGDSTYDNSLVQSPSIESFSTIHDIENLSELNMDENSDLCVKIDNPQKHLDTLETYIIFRITTKVARIEFSENEYIVHRRYNDFLWLRQKLIECHPFCIIPPLPGKHSLIGQLDRYSKDFILLRMKALNVFITRVSKHPILSCNEHFKIFLTAASSDFTLHRRQRHPVQQKIKTFNHDNSSHSVLKNKHIEFDKTKAYLATLSEKLSSIEKISSRINKERYDYVSELNSYHPIFTTWATSEPELSEILQNIGSALERSSAAQNALVQSYCNTIGNPIKDFLTYIDVAQETLRKRESYQYAYEVSMDELNKRHSEKDKLIANVHNPSQGSTVFSIWKQSSDDKLEKLGSYIPQLIKKVELNQDNLECANESLRSDIQRWQNEKQQCLKNILLDFVNKQINYYQATVNSWEYVTREINKQSASMRGNLK, encoded by the exons ATGGCCAGTCGTACATCAGCGGTATTAGATGTAATAgtcgaaaataaagaaataacatcAGTGATAAAAGATAGAGAAACTGATCCGCTTAGTATTTGTAGTGGTGATTCTACATACGATAATTCTTTG GTACAATCTCCAAGTATAGAGAGTTTTTCAACTATACATGATATAGAAAACCTCTCTGAACTAAATATGGATGAAAATTCGGATTTGTGTGTAAAAATTGACAATCCACAAAAACATTTGGATACATTAGAAACctatattatatttagaattaCAACTAAAGTGGCTAGAatagaattttctgaaaatgagTATATTGTACATAGAAGGtacaatgattttttatggttaCGACAGAAATTAATCGAGTGCCATCCATTTTGTATAATACCA cCTCTACCGGGAAAACATTCACTTATAGGCCAGTTAGATAGATATTCCAAAGACTTTATATTATTAAGAATGAAAGCTTTAAACGTGTTCATAACAAGAGTTTCAAAACACCCTATTTTAAGCTGTAacgaacattttaaaatatttttaactgcTGCATCTTCA GATTTTACGTTACATAGAAGACAGAGACATCCggtacaacaaaaaataaaaacatttaatcaTGATAATTCCTCCCATAgtgttttaaaaaacaaacatatcgAATTTGATAAAACCAAAGCTTATTTAGCGACACTTTCTGAAAAACTGTCGTCGATTGAAAAGATTTCTAGTCGTATTAATAAAGAAAGATATGATTATGTTTCCGAATTGAATAGTTATCATCCAATATTTACAACTTGGGCAACATCTGAACCAGAATTAtcagaaatattacaaaatattggTAGCGCTTTGGAAAGGAGTTCTGCAGCTCAAAATGCTTTAGTACAAAGTTATTGTAATACAATAGGCAATCCCATTAAAGACTTCTTGACTTATATTGACGTTGCTCAAGAAACTTTGAGAAAAAGGGAATCTTATCAATATGCATATGAGGTTTCCATGGATGAGTTGAATAAAAGACATTCAGAAAAAGACAag ttGATTGCAAACGTTCATAATCCGTCCCAAGGTTCAACGGTATTCTCCATTTGGAAGCAATCGAGTGATGATAAGTTGGAGAAATTGGGCTCTTACATTCCCCAACTGATAAAGAAAGTAGAATTGAACCAAGATAATTTGGAATGTGCCAATGAATCTTTGAGAAGTGATATACAAAGATGGCAGAACGAAAAGCAGCAATgtttgaaaaacatattattagactttgttaataaacaaattaattattatcaagCAACCGTTAACTCTTGGGAATATGTAACAAGGGAAATTAACAAACAGAGTGCATCTATGAGGGGTaacttgaaataa